The DNA sequence TCGGATTAGGGCCGATTGTCGTCGGATTGGTGCCGATTGTCGTCGGATTGGTGCTAGTTGCTGTCAGATTTGCACCGATTGTTGTCAGATCGGTGCAGAGTGTCATCAGATTGATGCAGATTGTTGTTGGATTGGTGCCTGTTGCTGTCGGATTGGTGCCTGTTGCCGTCGGATCGGTGCCTGTTGCTGTCGGATCGGTTCCTGTTGCCGTCGGATCGGTGCCTGTTGCCGGCGGATCGGTTCCTGTTGCCGCCGGATCGGTGCCTGTTGCTGTCGGATCGGTTTCTGTTGCTGTCGGATCAGTGCCTGTTGCTGTCGGATCGGTTCCTGTTTCCGGCGGATCGGTGCCTGTTACCGTGGGATCGTTGCCGGTTGGCGCCAGATCTGTAGCGATTGCCGCCAGATCGGTGGCGATTGACGCCAGATCGGTGCCGATTGCCGTCAGATGGGTGCCGATTGCCGTCGAGTGGGTGCTGATTGTCGTCGAGTGGGTGCCGATTGTCGCCGGATTGGTGCCGATGCTCGTCGGATTGGTGCCAATTGTCGTCGGATGGGTGCCGATTGTCATCGAGTGGGTGCCGATTGGCGTCGGATTGGTGCCATTCACTGTCGGATAGGTGCCGAATGGCGTCGGGTGGGCGCCGATTGCCTTAAGATTGGTGCCGATTTCCGTCAGATGCGCGCCGATTGCAGTCAGATTGGTGCTGATTGCCGCCAGATTGGTGCCGATAGATGTCAGATTGGTGTCGATTGTCGTAAGATTAGTGCCGTTTGCTGTCAGATTGGTGTCGATTGCCGTCAGATTGGTGCTGATTGTCGCCTGGTTGATGCCTCCTCTGGTCTCAACGTGGTAATGGTCGATGTTACCAGCCATGGGCTGCCAAGTGAAATTGGCGCTACTGGTTGTCACTGCAGTCATGCCGACTTGGCTAGAGAAACGCTCTAGAAAGTCATACAGGgagacataaataaaaacaaaaatcaatatgtACTTATGCAGTAAACAAGATCTTAGAGTGGCATATAACACTGTAGTAAATATTAAGTAAGTAATggataacaatataataaattaacATAATTGTGTTCTTTAGGGATAGTAAAGTGCTGTTTATGACAACATACTCATGTATTGTACTGTAGTATTTACCTTTGGAGCTTTTAAATGAGTCTTACCATCATAACAAATATAAGGCAGCAGCTCGGAGCAGTCCTTTTCAACCCAAGCCCCAAAATTTAGCGTGGCCACACACAAGTCTTCAGTCCCGGGGACGACCCCGGGGGATTTCAACACAGGCCAACCAGGGTACCAGTTCTGGTAGGTGAGGAAGTCCCCGTTTGCCCAGCGGCTCCACGGCATACTGGGGGgacagggggggtggggatgtTTGCGGAGGCCGATCCAGGAGACGGAGGTTAGTTTCTGGGCAACGACCGGGGCGTTGCTGGGGGTCAGAGTCACCAGCTCCTTGTAACAGACCTGATGACAGATGGAAATATTCAGTTACTCTTTTACAACAGAACTGAGCAAATTTCAAAAGTTGGACAAGAGGCCGAATATCCCTTGGACGTTTGAAGGTTCTCAGAACTCCGCGTGACACCATCGGCTGTTTACCTGTCGGAGTTAGCTATGAAGCTTTGGTTCAGATTCATTTGGCTTTGTACATTTCCACAAATGAAGTTTATTCACAGTTTTAAGTCTTGCACTGCacattttcttgtttcttcCAATGGGTAAAAAAGTTACTCATCCAGTGGTTTGGATTGGCACAAGATATTGGACCTTAATGATTCCTCGACCCTTCAAGTTGAAACATCTCGTCAGCTTCAGGATGGACAGAATTTTGCTGCTTTTGGACAAAGCCAGACTAACTGTTACCTTCCAGTCTGGTTGTGGCAGTCTTTAATTCAGCAGACAAACCTGAGCCTGGTGCGAGATGCAAACATACAGACACCTACTTTCCATATTTCCTGGTTGAGGTTATGAACCAGGAAGTGCTTCTGTCAATCTACTTctgttcatttcctgtgttagGAAATTACTTCCTGACTGATTAGACTTTACAGCTTCCTGCTCTGGATCATTTTTCAGCCACTGCTCCAGAAATTCACCAGTTCATTTTTTTCACACACCTCACGTTTCAGCCTTGTCTACATATAGCTGAGGTTAATTCTTTACCTGGCAGTGGTTCCTGGCCTCGTTCCAGGTCATTTTATTGGGCAGGGGGAAGAACTCGGGCTGGGCCTCGAcgtgcatcatcatcattatcatcatcatcagtgctGCACAGAGATGTACAAACAGTGGAGAGGAGGTCAAGACTCCCAACATGCACAGTAAAGTTGAATCTGTGCACGTGTTCTGTTTCCagcaatcattttattttctataatcAACACACCAACAGACCATCATTATATATTCTTGATATGTAACTCAACCACAGGATCTTGACTGAACTACAGGTAGTTAGTATAGCTGCAGCAAATTTCTGCAgccttaaaataataaaacaggtTAAAATATTCTCTATTAAATCAAATTGTAAGTTAAGAAGGATAAAAACACAGCACCCCACTGCCAGGATCGTTATAAACCATATGTGGTCTCGAGTTTGAAGCCTCCAGGTTGAACTCACTGTGTGAAGTTAAGTTTCATTTAATAAACAGCCGTTTCTGGTGCTGTAGCAAATAggacaaataatgaataatgaatataaATTGATTTATAGGCCTTTAACAAGCAAagtaaaataattacatttaccacCGGCTTCACCAAACCATGGATTGTCTGTAAGAAATATAATATCTAACATTTACACTGAAGGACAAACTCCCATTTGAAGACATCACCTTGGCATCCAGACAATTACAATGTGAATGTTCTTATTATTTTCCATTGACATAAtatcaaatagaaaaacatatttaaagacAGAGTAAATCATTATTATCAGCACTTAACACTGAGCCCAAGGATTGTGCGGTGCATAGATGTTAATATAACACTCACCCCAAGGTActaaaatacagattttatcCTGAAGAGAAAACATTGTCATGTTGTCTTCCAGTGGATTCTGGATAACTTCCCCAGAGAACAgctactgtaaaataaaaacagtcggACCCGTACAGTATTTAACCAAAGAAGGTTTTAAGTGGTTCAAAAAGCTGTAGAATTAATTTGGCTTGAATTCACAACTGACCCGAGCTATGGCTGAATCCTCTGCCTCTCTGAACAGGGAGGGAATTAATCTCTcaatatgagagagagagggggggggatttcatatgaacacacaaacatacacctGATCCACCCACAGTGAAGATCAACAGGTCGTCagacatttgaataaaaaagcTCCACTCGGGACAGATGACACTGTGAGTTGCTggtgttttgcatttaattcCGAGAGATGCAAAATACCAATATGAAAATGTGAACAGTACAATAATCCGTCAGGGAGCAGATGCAAAGACCAAAAGACATTTAGAGAATAAATAACAGATGACAGGACAACTGTGTGACGTTAAGTGTTTATTTCGGATTAAAGCTCAGACTAACTAAATGGAAAATGgtacaaaaacatgaaaactaaaCAGTAGAAAGATAAAAAACCTCTTATACAAAACTAAGTTCCCAAAATAATctataaaagaaacaaacaataaaaaaaatgggcAAAGCCTTATGGATATGTAATGGCAGTGTGAAAGAGTGGTTTTATTCATTGACAGTGATTGGTTAAACTCAAGTGCTGATTAAACTTGTGGATGGAAGCAAACATTTAACGAACATCCTGAAGTTATTTTGTCTCTGAGTTGGATTGTTACCaaatactttaaaaaacaaatgttcctGCATGGGTGCAAATCCTATCATTTCCTCAGGTGTAATTTTGGTGTGTATAAAAAGCTAACGGGTACTAAAGAGATGTGATTAGGTTTTCGGGGATGATCCAGCCAACCCCTCATCCAACTAACAGTGTTCATTTGAACAGAAATCATTGTGTTGTATCTGAAAACAAGCTgatctttaacaataaaaacacaaacggACTAAAGACCGAGTCTAATGATCTTTGTTAATTTCCAGGCAAAGCTGTGCATTTAGCTTGAGGTTTGATTCtggtctgtttaaaaaaaaaaaatctttgtttgtgtgcactgaACACTTAAGGCGCTTTCACACAGGTGTCGTTTGGTCCAGACAGGAACCAAATCGGAACCAATTCAACACTTGCGAAAGTGGCCTCAGGGGAAATTTAGACCAAACTAATTTTCTTTGGATGGTTTGGACTTGTAAATTGAAAAgaaattgcaggaagttgaagCAGAAAACTACAGAAAACTAAAATGAAGCAGAAGCAGTTTGCAGGATTGCTTGCCATTCATTTAGCTGCTTGTAATAGCATTGAAATATTAAAGTGGCAACAAAAGTAACTAAGTGAACAAGTACATTCATTTCATCCATTCAAACGGAAGGACTCTTTTTCATGCCGACCTTTTCCAAAAACGTTTGCAGGTCTGGAATTCAAATCAATGTCCTGGATAAGTAGACACTGCCCAGGACACATGTAGGTAATGCAAACATCTTTTGTGCACTTCCTGAATTTCAATTTGAGAACCAAACATCGAAtgtaaacaatgtcacaaaagaaCCTTAACCTTGGTTCGGACTTTCGGGTTTGAAAACGCACTTGATAATACTTAATACTTTGACAAAACAGttgaacaaagaaaaaacaaaaaaaaattatctctttgggtttttaaccaattaaaaaaaaaatcagacaaaAAAGGAATGCATAATTAATGCCAACagaaatgacacattttaaaaacagttgttAAAACTAGAATTAAAATCCCacccaaaattaacactgattgAATCCAGAGCCCTATCGTTGAGTGAGAGCCGTGAGATGGAGTCAGGGTCTGCTTACAGAGTGAACCTCTCCCTCTTCATAATGCATTCCATTTATTCATTAGTTTGTGTGATTAACACTGTacagtgctttacagtacagcaaGTGGTCAGGCAGTACAGTTGTCAGCTCAAGTGTTCTGGCATAGAGAGGCAGGAGGTGATTTTAGGGTTCCGATGAGTGAATAACCTGATTTAAACCTGAAGGCTGTGAAGGATTAAGAGAGGACGTTTGTAGTCAAGAATCGAGCAACGAGCTGCTCAGTCGCTGTCGCTCCGCTCTCCCCTCTGCACGAGTCGCTTTCCGCTGGAGGGCACCGGGAGCTCCTGCTTTACAGAGACTTTGTTCTTGGCTCTGGTGCAGAGAACGAAAAAGAAATTTGAAAAAACATTAGAAATAGTTCAGCTAGAACACTGACATAAGAAATGAATTGTGATATACATTTGGAATTGATTGCAGTGTTTAGTTTTTTGATGCATGTCTTACTTTTCTTTAGCCTCCGCCACCTCCAAAGCATTATTGATCTTTGTTATCATCTCATAACGCTCTCGACCTTTAAcctacaataaaaaataattaatgaaagGGGAATTATTCATGTCACGGAAGATTTTGTGAAGAAGAAATCCTGCTTTGTGCGACATTGCATCTTTACTCACGAGAACAGTAAagacctcttcttcctctgcgcTGGAGGAAGACTTGGATTTCATCACCATTGTGTGTGGAGCAGAGTTTCCCTGAGCTTGTTCTAAAACAAAAGCTCGGTTAGAAAGGAAACggaacaaacaaatgaaaactgaaGTTACAAATGTACATCGCAACACAAAACGTACTGCGCTTCTTGGTCTGCTTGGGGCCGTTTGGTGTCTTGGTGCTGCTGTCCTCGTCGGTTTTACGGTCCCTTCCTGGACATGCACAGACACGCACCTCGAAGCATCTCCGGCCCAGCACCAGGCCGCTGGGGAggaaatttaaatgtaaaaaaaaaaaggaaacgaCGGGTTCCCTAAGCTGCAACAACAAAGATCTAATACAAGCTGGAAGATGAGACTGTTTAAACATAGTTAACAAAACAAATCTACGTATGCCATTTGCCCATCACCCCCCCATACCACTTCTATCTAACCCAAAATAAGATTTCCCCTCCCTCAACACATCTCGTTAAAAACAAGACTTTGATTTATTACACTATACGTCTACCcgaaaataaagaataaaactaaaaGAAGAAGCCAAGACTTACTCGGGTGTCTCGAGGGTCAGGATGGTGAGGATCTGCCTGCGGTTCATCCCCCCCATGCAGGAGCTGTTGCACATGAAGCTCAGCAGAATGGCGGTGGTCTCTGAGCccagctgaagaaaaaaaaaatgataacgTCACTGCTGGCTGAGGCTCATACAATTAGAGAAAGATCACTTGATCTAAAATACCACATACGTAATAAAAGAACATCTAGTAAGTTAGGAGCAGACACGTTCCCTTTCagacagaaggagggaggaagtcTTACCTGGGGGGGTTCGTACGGGACGGTCACACTCTGCCTCTTTGTGTGTGGATCTTCGAAGTACAGAGCCCTCTGGCTGCCCTCCAGTCGGATCAGATGGCTGCGATGCTCTGCAGctgaacacaaaacacagatcCACAACCAGATCAGGACAAAATTCACCTCAGACCTGCTGGGTTTAAATCAGATTTGTCTAAAGAGGACAAAGTCTCTTCCACCAATCATACAAGGACATTTTACACTGATCACTTTACTTACTGTCCTCAGTCTGGTGATGGGGACATCTACGGACCACATCGGCCACATGCTCAGTCTTCTTGTAGACCGCTGTGGCTCTGAGGACAGCCCCCTGAGGAGGCTCCTTGCTCAGCAACACCTCCACAGGGCTGGTTTTAGCCAGCTGGCAATACAGCTTTTTGAGAAGCTCCGAAAACTGAGAGAAACACGGGGAGAAAGCCACACAGGATATAATCGTTCCACTTGTGGAGAAAGGAGAGCAGAATGTGACGACTCCAAAACCGAGTCCTGGTCTGAAATCTGTTTCAGAAAAGACAAGGAAACTACTCAAAAAGTAGGTAAACTACACTTTCTACtctaaagaaaaaacacaaacgacGTGTAGATTTCTCCAGATCATTGAGGACAGATTATCAAATTCAAAATTCgcaatttattttactttattctgtttttaaCCCTTTCAGTGCTGGAGGAAGACATGGCAGGAACATGTCCCGTCATGTTACAAGCAGACTGCACCTCACCCACAGACCAGAGCAGGAGTCAGGGGGCGGGAGTTCCAGGTCAGACCGGCCTAACCCTGAACCAAACTGGCCAACCATGGCGAGCTGCTGCACGAGTCATGATACACATCAACGCCATTGGCTCCTCAAATGCTGTGATTTAGCGAATCGTCACAATGAGATTCCACATGAAGGCCACCGTGAGAGAAACCAAAGAATGGATTTCTAACGCAGCGCTGAGGTAAGTTGAGATATTTTATACTAATGCTTATCTAATAGAGTTTCTATGTGTTTGAACATTTTGaataactttaaaaagaaaataagctTGAGAGAACAGTGATTCATAAAACCTTTCAATCCACAAAGCTGAAAATGTTAACTTTTAAGACGATAagattaaatgtaatttagtcTATTATCAAATTGCTCGACAGGAGCACAGTTAAGATTGAGTAATATTAAATCATGAATGAAAGAAATTTGGTTCAATCTGTGAATGGCGCCTTTACACTGACATGCTTTTGAAATTCCTTTTGTCTCAGACACGGAGCTCTAACAGCAGAATGAGCTCCTCACCAAGTTTGGTTGCAGGATAATCTGCTGCGAGTGAAACTTAACTTCTGTGATCAAGCATTTAGATTCTGAATAAATCTGTTAAACTTAAACACCATTAGCCGAAAAGAATGAATTTGCTGGTGATAAAGATCAGAGTAAGACTATTCTGGTGTGTTTATCCTTTGAAATAACAGGCAGCATGTTTTCCAGTCAGTTTAAAAGTAAGCATTTCTAGGAGAGTGATTTCTTACAGTGGAGGTGACAGATTTGGCTGTGCCAGACTTCTGGAAGCGAAGCTGGAAGCCGTACTCCCCAGGGTAGTCGGTGACGACCGGGACGGTGGAGGCGGGGGGACAACCACTTTCTTTGGCTACCGTCTCTGGGGGCAGCTCAAACAGATTAATATCAAACCCATCCGCAAGCTGCAAAAGGACAAATAGAAGAGAGCTAGTCAGTCTGCCTCCTTTATCAAACAATgtaggatttaaaaaaagggatAATTCAATGGAAATGCACTCGTTATTAAATTtccaccatcacacacacacacacactctctctcatcCAGGGGTACGCATGCTTACCAAATTGTCAATCTGGTCATTTTGCCTCCAGTTGTTCAGATCCATGGAGGGAGTTTGTCTGCAAAAACAACCTAGTTAACTTATCTGGAGTAAgctgacatttttgttttaatggtaAACATATCCAGAACATGACTTACACAGAAGCCCACAGCTCGCTGAAGGAGTCCTGGCTCCCGGGAAGGATCTGCAGCCCGTCCAAACCTTGCTCATCCATCATTTAGCTCCGGTCTGCAGCCGCAGGGAGGAAATGACGAGAAGCTGAGATGCAGGAATGCTGCAGTGACAACCAGGAAGTAAGAAGTTGTGTTAGAACAGTTAAgtatttatctctatctcaaaTTAAATGATTACCAACAATCGggttgcatttaaaaaattttttaacaatatatttgagttttacatataagaaacatgcattcaaacatttataaacatacaaacatttatgaacacacaatcaaacactcagggtaaagaaaaagaggcagaaattaaataacttaaataagattaaataaaataataaaaaaaaatacatgtataaaaatataagaataaatggaagtaaataaagacaattatacaaataaataaaataaaattccaatcaatcaaatcaaaagcctagataaaataacgtaatcttattcataatattagttagttacaattaatattcatcctgtTAGGTTGCATGTAACTTTTAGTCaaggtttgttttctgtgtaaaaATCCCCATATAATAACCATCGGAATGTCCAAAAGGCAAAGATAAAGTTCACTTCACTGTTATGAAAAACAGATGGTGGATCCTGAGGACTTTAGTTTGGGTTTGATAAGCTCATAAATTACAACAAACGATTCCAAAGAATAATAATCACAAAATAATGTATGGCATGAATAGTTATACTATTTTAATACGTAAATTTACAAGCAACAACATTTAAGACACAACTACTTTAATGAGGTTAAAGtggacaaacaacaacatttagGATTAATGAGTGTAACGTCAATAAGTTAATAAATTTAGCCACAAATATGAATGCATCATGTCATGGCTGccacacaggaaataaaacacacaaactaaagtGGGCCTTTGACTAACTTTAACCAGTTTGAATGCAACTTAGTAAAACGTGCATTAGACTCACCTATATCTCAGAAATACAGTTAGAGAACgaaaacttaaaaataaaagctagCAGGGCTAAAAACATTTCAGGCGCAATAAACAATCCagcatgctaacgctagctgtcGTCCATTTTCTGTCATGCAGGAGGCCCACGGATCTGAATGAACCATGCTCCATTGATCCTACTCGACACTTTACACCGACATACAGCAAATAACTAAACTTAATTATTATGAAAatcatgctaacatgctaacaacCGTCGAGTAAACAGCGCAGCATCTATTTTGGGATAGCTAGCGGGCGTG is a window from the Limanda limanda chromosome 22, fLimLim1.1, whole genome shotgun sequence genome containing:
- the tp53 gene encoding cellular tumor antigen p53 isoform X3, which produces MMDEQGLDGLQILPGSQDSFSELWASVQTPSMDLNNWRQNDQIDNLLADGFDINLFELPPETVAKESGCPPASTVPVVTDYPGEYGFQLRFQKSGTAKSVTSTFSELLKKLYCQLAKTSPVEVLLSKEPPQGAVLRATAVYKKTEHVADVVRRCPHHQTEDTAEHRSHLIRLEGSQRALYFEDPHTKRQSVTVPYEPPQLGSETTAILLSFMCNSSCMGGMNRRQILTILTLETPDGLVLGRRCFEVRVCACPGRDRKTDEDSSTKTPNGPKQTKKRKQAQGNSAPHTMVMKSKSSSSAEEEEVFTVLVKGRERYEMITKINNALEVAEAKEKAKNKVSVKQELPVPSSGKRLVQRGERSDSD